In Mesorhizobium sp., one DNA window encodes the following:
- a CDS encoding GntR family transcriptional regulator — MLDRTDAAVRAAGRGPEDEGARGRFDRIYQALRMRICLLDYTPGERLREEDLAEEFGVSRTPIRRVLVKLEAEGLLRSVHGVGTIVTDIDVGELAQVYELRVELAELVGKLSPAVVDAPMVERFRQIRESCDQMVRKADPREFARINMEFFHLFNSLTTNQPLRELSERLYYQTTRIWLKTASRLKEYEELLVDEFIIFQREVADITEAVEQRDPAAAGHIRRAHIAMSFARIRRAADASVAPTAL; from the coding sequence ATGCTGGACAGGACCGACGCGGCCGTCAGGGCTGCAGGGCGAGGGCCGGAGGACGAGGGCGCGCGGGGGCGCTTCGACCGTATTTACCAGGCGCTCAGGATGCGCATCTGCCTGCTCGACTATACGCCGGGCGAGCGGTTGCGCGAGGAGGACCTTGCCGAGGAGTTCGGCGTCTCGCGCACACCGATCCGCCGGGTCCTCGTCAAGCTCGAGGCCGAGGGGCTGCTCCGGTCCGTCCACGGCGTCGGCACGATCGTCACCGACATCGACGTCGGCGAGTTGGCGCAGGTCTACGAGCTCCGCGTCGAACTGGCCGAGCTGGTCGGGAAACTCTCTCCTGCCGTCGTCGACGCGCCGATGGTCGAGCGGTTCCGGCAGATCCGCGAGAGCTGCGACCAGATGGTGCGCAAGGCCGACCCGCGCGAGTTCGCGCGGATCAACATGGAGTTCTTCCACCTGTTCAACAGCCTGACGACGAACCAGCCGTTGCGGGAACTGAGCGAGCGGCTCTACTACCAGACCACGCGGATATGGCTGAAGACGGCGTCCCGGCTAAAGGAATACGAGGAGCTTCTCGTCGACGAGTTCATCATTTTCCAGCGCGAAGTCGCCGACATAACCGAGGCGGTCGAGCAACGCGATCCGGCCGCCGCCGGCCACATCAGGCGCGCCCACATCGCCATGAGCTTCGCCAGAATCCGGCGCGCTGCCGACGCGTCCGTCGCGCCCACGGCCCTGTAG